A stretch of Paenibacillus mucilaginosus 3016 DNA encodes these proteins:
- a CDS encoding dihydrofolate reductase family protein, translated as MRRIIMLNRISIDGYFASLNENTFGMDWFVQDPEVDIAVRSGGGTLDTLILGGHTYRGFERNWVPILHDPRAPKEWKAVAEELTAMTKIVFSSEQKEITWANTRRFNGSVVEVSQRLKEEEGSDILIMGSGTIVRQLAAEGLIDEYVFILTPVVAGQGKPLFEHVYEFGLTLTETKAFASGNVLLRYQLKQG; from the coding sequence ATGAGAAGAATCATCATGCTGAACCGGATTTCGATCGACGGTTATTTTGCGAGTTTGAATGAGAACACTTTCGGCATGGATTGGTTCGTGCAGGATCCGGAAGTGGATATCGCCGTACGTTCCGGGGGTGGGACGCTGGACACACTGATCCTTGGCGGGCATACATACCGGGGGTTTGAGCGAAACTGGGTGCCCATCCTTCATGATCCCCGTGCTCCGAAAGAATGGAAAGCTGTGGCAGAAGAACTAACGGCCATGACGAAGATCGTGTTCTCAAGCGAACAAAAAGAGATTACCTGGGCAAATACCAGGCGATTCAACGGCTCCGTAGTCGAAGTATCGCAGAGATTGAAGGAAGAGGAAGGCAGCGATATTCTGATTATGGGCAGCGGCACCATCGTCCGGCAGCTGGCTGCGGAAGGCTTGATTGACGAGTACGTATTTATCCTCACACCGGTGGTGGCGGGGCAGGGGAAACCGCTTTTCGAACATGTCTATGAGTTCGGACTCACACTGACGGAGACAAAGGCGTTTGCCTCCGGCAATGTTCTGCTGCGTTATCAGCTGAAGCAGGGGTAG
- a CDS encoding alpha/beta fold hydrolase, with protein sequence MIDYTKEWPDHTGKYIGEHDLFLEVFEGDPVKTAHGRPPLLFVHGAFTGSWMWGKYIPHFIGEGWPCYVMNLRSHYKSRVMDMTTITFENYLEDIQEVIAACGMPPVLIGFSMGGILGQKLAETVRIAGLVLVDSVISREVHEAVPYQVLEDTTPGIIQPAPTREEDTSLDESADDIAFQRKYLAMESSRAVRAFSFSSESKGISINSRAISCPCLVIKAVASDEDDRRGRVTAEHLRAAYQGLWNTTHTGLLAGQRYKESVDIILDWLKRY encoded by the coding sequence GTGATAGATTACACGAAAGAATGGCCCGATCATACGGGGAAATACATAGGGGAACATGACTTATTTCTGGAAGTATTCGAGGGTGATCCCGTCAAAACGGCCCACGGCAGACCCCCCTTGCTGTTTGTACACGGTGCCTTCACCGGAAGCTGGATGTGGGGCAAATACATTCCTCACTTCATCGGTGAAGGGTGGCCGTGCTATGTCATGAACTTGAGAAGCCACTACAAAAGCAGAGTGATGGATATGACGACAATCACGTTCGAGAATTATCTGGAGGACATCCAGGAGGTTATCGCAGCGTGTGGTATGCCCCCGGTTCTGATCGGGTTCAGTATGGGTGGGATCTTGGGGCAGAAGCTGGCGGAAACCGTCCGGATCGCCGGGTTGGTGCTGGTCGATTCGGTCATCAGCAGGGAAGTGCATGAAGCTGTACCCTACCAGGTATTGGAGGACACGACACCCGGCATCATCCAGCCTGCACCAACCCGTGAAGAAGATACAAGTCTGGATGAATCGGCGGATGACATTGCTTTTCAAAGAAAGTATCTGGCCATGGAGTCATCGAGGGCAGTCCGCGCGTTTTCCTTTTCCTCCGAGAGTAAGGGGATATCCATCAACAGCCGTGCGATCTCCTGCCCGTGCCTGGTGATCAAAGCCGTTGCCTCTGACGAGGACGACCGGCGGGGCAGGGTAACCGCGGAGCATCTCCGGGCTGCATATCAAGGGCTCTGGAACACAACCCATACCGGTCTGCTCGCGGGCCAGAGATATAAGGAATCCGTCGATATCATCCTGGATTGGTTAAAAAGATATTAG
- a CDS encoding Lrp/AsnC family transcriptional regulator, whose product MDQIDYKILSSLHDNARMPISELSRMIAMSQPAVTERLRKLEDQGVITGYRAEISPRKLGKHTTSFVLFKTNNCKDFLAFTETSPEVIDLYRISGEYNYLMKVLTETTESLAAFLDACSAFGFSTPLIVLSTPFEDKSPVADRLSDEASQGKPEPVARGM is encoded by the coding sequence ATGGATCAAATCGATTATAAAATCTTGTCGTCGCTGCACGATAACGCCCGTATGCCCATATCCGAGTTGAGCCGGATGATCGCCATGTCGCAGCCGGCGGTAACGGAAAGACTGCGGAAGCTGGAAGATCAGGGGGTCATCACCGGCTACCGGGCGGAGATTTCGCCGCGCAAGCTGGGCAAGCATACCACATCTTTCGTTTTGTTCAAGACGAATAACTGCAAGGACTTTCTCGCTTTCACCGAAACGTCTCCCGAGGTGATCGACCTGTACAGGATCAGTGGGGAATACAATTATTTGATGAAGGTGCTGACCGAAACTACCGAGTCGCTTGCCGCCTTCCTCGACGCCTGCAGCGCTTTCGGATTCTCAACCCCACTTATCGTGCTTTCCACACCATTTGAGGACAAAAGTCCGGTGGCCGACCGATTATCGGACGAAGCATCGCAGGGGAAACCGGAACCGGTGGCGCGTGGAATGTAA
- a CDS encoding MarR family winged helix-turn-helix transcriptional regulator — protein METRDVISFIAKIRDKVNRFIVLELGKHGVDGIGTSHGDILYALFANPRLPMADIAKRIHKDKSTVTALVDKLVRLGYVTKERDTEDSRVVYAALTQKGSELEPVFESISREVLDVFYFNISDKEQQDLLRILKKIDQNF, from the coding sequence ATGGAAACCAGAGATGTTATTTCATTCATTGCCAAAATCAGAGACAAGGTGAACCGGTTCATTGTTCTGGAGCTGGGGAAGCATGGGGTTGACGGGATCGGCACCTCGCATGGGGACATCCTCTATGCGCTGTTCGCGAACCCCCGGCTCCCTATGGCGGACATAGCCAAGAGGATTCATAAAGATAAATCCACCGTCACCGCGCTGGTCGATAAGCTGGTCCGTCTCGGGTATGTGACCAAGGAAAGGGACACAGAGGACTCGAGGGTTGTTTATGCTGCTTTAACACAGAAAGGGAGCGAATTGGAGCCGGTCTTCGAATCCATTTCCCGAGAAGTGTTAGACGTATTTTACTTCAATATTTCTGACAAGGAGCAACAAGACCTGCTTCGCATTCTGAAAAAAATTGACCAAAACTTCTGA
- a CDS encoding helix-turn-helix domain-containing protein, which yields MNTIQFSVIKPSPPLSRDIECIRVTTQKNSEAGEVKVCPSGQPGMLYQRCEDGSAAVESIETPSSVIKDIPLLFLHGQGSEPSVMRFKAAPFTTIQVVFKSHALYSLFGMDASSLHGKSLSAGQFGAEALEAKLLSAETDAHRVALLEAFLTQRLEQPHKRDELMEQVLDYMRRNLADLSVSRVLSEFPISERQFQKRFARVVGMAPQLYIRLIRVNEAIRLINSGEFERLSDVAQELNYYDQSHFIREIRTFSFVSPKILTLRETELHVDETGSSYM from the coding sequence ATGAATACGATCCAATTTTCCGTAATCAAGCCGTCGCCTCCATTATCTCGTGATATCGAATGTATCCGTGTTACGACACAGAAGAACAGCGAAGCGGGTGAGGTCAAAGTATGTCCCAGCGGGCAGCCGGGGATGTTGTACCAGCGCTGTGAGGACGGTTCCGCGGCAGTCGAAAGTATAGAAACACCAAGCTCCGTAATCAAGGATATTCCTCTTCTATTTTTGCACGGTCAAGGCTCGGAGCCAAGTGTGATGCGCTTTAAAGCCGCGCCCTTCACAACGATCCAGGTCGTATTCAAGTCCCATGCGCTTTACTCTTTGTTCGGCATGGACGCTTCCTCCCTGCATGGAAAGAGTCTGTCAGCAGGTCAGTTCGGTGCGGAAGCGCTGGAGGCCAAACTGCTGTCAGCCGAAACGGACGCGCACAGGGTCGCGCTGCTCGAGGCCTTTTTAACCCAAAGATTGGAACAGCCTCATAAAAGAGACGAATTGATGGAACAGGTGCTGGACTATATGCGCAGGAACCTTGCCGATCTTTCCGTCAGCCGGGTGTTGTCCGAATTTCCCATCTCGGAGCGTCAATTTCAAAAGCGCTTTGCCCGCGTGGTAGGCATGGCGCCTCAGCTGTACATCAGGCTCATCCGGGTCAACGAAGCGATCAGGTTAATCAACTCGGGTGAGTTCGAGCGATTATCGGATGTCGCCCAGGAGCTTAACTATTATGACCAGTCGCATTTTATCCGTGAGATCCGAACCTTTTCCTTCGTCAGTCCCAAAATCCTCACCCTGAGAGAGACGGAACTGCACGTCGATGAGACGGGATCATCCTACATGTAA